The following coding sequences are from one Streptomyces venezuelae window:
- a CDS encoding AfsR/SARP family transcriptional regulator: MDIEVLGALAVRENGLSVTPTAPKPRQVLALLALHADRMVPVSALTEELWGAAPPRSARTTLQTYVLQLRELIAAALERDSAPDTAPGTPAAPGAPGGGRSAKDVLVTMPGGYLLCSGGGTSDVRTFERLAGAGYRAMDAGDCAGAARQLREALALWSGTAFADVQAGPQLQMEIKRLDESRLCALDRRIEADLRLGRHRELLAELTVLVNGYRTHESLHAQYMLALHRSGRRGEALDAYQRLRTTLVHELGLEPSARLRRLQRSILTAGHDLAAPAPVPAPAAAGAGAAAAPGAPAPAPGAGAAAPAPPAVKVRLVPTG; the protein is encoded by the coding sequence GTGGACATCGAGGTACTCGGCGCACTGGCGGTGCGGGAAAATGGCCTGTCCGTCACGCCCACGGCCCCCAAGCCCCGGCAGGTGCTGGCGCTGCTGGCGCTGCACGCCGACCGGATGGTGCCGGTGTCCGCCCTGACCGAGGAGCTGTGGGGCGCCGCCCCGCCGCGCAGCGCCCGCACCACCTTGCAGACCTACGTCCTGCAGCTGCGCGAGCTGATCGCCGCCGCGCTGGAGCGCGACAGCGCCCCGGACACCGCGCCGGGCACCCCCGCCGCGCCGGGCGCCCCGGGCGGGGGGCGCAGTGCCAAGGACGTGCTGGTGACGATGCCCGGCGGGTACCTGCTGTGCAGCGGCGGCGGCACCAGCGACGTGCGGACCTTCGAGCGGCTGGCGGGCGCCGGCTACCGGGCCATGGACGCCGGGGACTGCGCCGGCGCGGCCCGCCAGCTGCGTGAGGCGCTGGCCCTGTGGTCGGGCACCGCCTTCGCCGACGTGCAGGCCGGCCCGCAGCTGCAGATGGAGATCAAGCGCCTGGACGAGAGCCGGCTGTGCGCGCTGGACCGGCGCATCGAGGCCGACCTGCGCCTGGGCCGCCACCGCGAGCTGCTGGCCGAACTGACCGTGCTGGTCAACGGCTACCGCACCCACGAGAGCCTGCACGCCCAGTACATGCTGGCCCTGCACCGCTCCGGCCGGCGCGGCGAGGCGCTGGACGCCTACCAGCGGCTGCGCACCACCCTGGTGCACGAGCTGGGCCTGGAGCCCTCGGCCCGGCTGCGGCGCCTGCAGCGCTCCATCCTGACCGCCGGCCACGACCTGGCCGCCCCCGCCCCCGTCCCGGCCCCCGCCGCGGCGGGGGCCGGCGCTGCCGCCGCCCCCGGGGCCCCGGCCCCGGCCCCGGGGGCGGGTGCGGCGGCTCCGGCGCCCCCGGCCGTGAAGGTACGGCTGGTGCCCACCGGCTGA
- a CDS encoding AfsR/SARP family transcriptional regulator, with amino-acid sequence MKIQVLGPLSAEVNGGSIVPTARKPRQILSLFALYPGQVMPVPTLMEELWGTEPPQSALTTLQTYILQLRRHLGTALGPGTPGTAKEVLATRHGGYLMQIPPEGVDVHEYDRLATEGRTAFENGDDATAADRFRQALALWRGPALVDVRVGPILEIEVMRLEESRLGTVERRIDADLRLGRHSELIAELTELTARYPQHEGLHSQAMVALYRSGRQASALEIYRKLRIRMIEGLGVEPSPQVQRLHQAMLAVDPQLDVTAGPRRTSTFDLYAA; translated from the coding sequence ATGAAGATTCAGGTTCTGGGTCCGTTGAGCGCCGAGGTCAACGGGGGATCGATTGTTCCGACGGCACGCAAGCCGCGGCAGATCTTGTCCCTCTTTGCCCTCTATCCCGGACAGGTCATGCCTGTTCCCACGCTCATGGAGGAACTCTGGGGCACCGAACCGCCCCAGAGCGCGCTGACCACCCTGCAGACCTACATCCTCCAGCTGCGCCGGCACCTGGGCACCGCACTGGGGCCCGGCACCCCCGGCACCGCCAAGGAGGTCCTGGCCACCCGGCACGGCGGCTATCTGATGCAGATACCCCCCGAGGGGGTGGACGTGCACGAGTACGACCGCCTGGCCACCGAGGGCCGTACCGCCTTCGAGAACGGCGACGACGCCACCGCCGCCGACCGCTTCCGCCAGGCCCTGGCGCTGTGGCGCGGGCCCGCGCTGGTGGACGTGCGGGTGGGCCCCATCCTGGAGATCGAGGTCATGCGGCTGGAGGAGTCCCGCCTGGGCACCGTGGAGCGGCGCATCGACGCCGACCTGCGCCTTGGCCGGCACTCCGAGCTCATCGCCGAGCTCACCGAACTGACCGCGCGCTACCCCCAGCACGAGGGGCTGCACTCGCAGGCCATGGTGGCGCTGTACCGCTCGGGGCGGCAGGCCTCGGCCCTGGAGATCTACCGCAAGCTGCGCATCCGCATGATCGAAGGACTGGGGGTGGAGCCCTCCCCGCAGGTGCAGCGGCTGCACCAGGCGATGCTGGCCGTCGACCCCCAGCTGGACGTCACGGCCGGACCGCGGCGCACCTCCACGTTCGACCTCTACGCGGCCTGA
- a CDS encoding aromatase/cyclase produces MPGERIHRLSHTREVAAPASTLYALIADPERWPLYLPRNIYAQRLDFDGVHERVRVWALAEGQIVSWTAHRTQDPVRRQITFRQDLLMEPATSMAGRWSVQPLAPGRCRVTLEHEFTAAPDRPQDAIWLAQVTTDNTRSTLRSLQFLAERWTRLDELALSFAESIRVNGPAELVYGFLYDVADWPGQLPHVRRAALEEPHLGIQKVALELTAADGGPARNVAGIRICFPHAGRIVHKATVPRPLLAAHCGEWSVLPDERGVTVVAQHHALLREDHIEQVLGAGTTLAEARRRIRADLARDSRQTLQLARHHAESAIRVL; encoded by the coding sequence GTGCCCGGCGAGCGCATCCACCGGCTGTCGCACACGCGGGAGGTGGCCGCACCCGCCTCCACCCTCTACGCGCTGATCGCGGACCCCGAACGCTGGCCGCTCTACCTGCCGCGCAACATCTACGCCCAGCGCCTGGACTTCGACGGCGTCCACGAACGCGTGAGGGTGTGGGCACTGGCCGAGGGCCAGATCGTCTCCTGGACCGCCCACCGCACCCAGGACCCCGTGCGCCGCCAGATCACCTTCCGCCAGGACCTGCTCATGGAGCCCGCCACCTCGATGGCCGGCCGCTGGAGCGTGCAGCCGCTGGCGCCCGGCCGCTGCCGGGTGACCCTGGAACACGAGTTCACCGCCGCCCCCGACCGGCCCCAGGACGCCATCTGGCTCGCCCAGGTCACCACCGACAACACCCGCTCCACCCTGCGCAGCCTGCAGTTCCTGGCCGAACGCTGGACCCGCCTGGACGAACTGGCCCTCTCCTTCGCCGAGTCGATCCGCGTCAACGGGCCCGCCGAACTGGTCTACGGCTTCCTCTACGACGTCGCCGACTGGCCCGGCCAGCTCCCGCACGTGCGCCGGGCCGCCCTGGAAGAACCCCACCTGGGCATCCAGAAAGTCGCCCTGGAACTCACCGCCGCCGACGGCGGACCCGCCCGCAACGTGGCCGGCATCCGCATCTGCTTCCCGCACGCCGGACGCATCGTGCACAAGGCCACCGTGCCCCGCCCGCTGCTGGCCGCGCACTGCGGCGAATGGTCCGTGCTGCCCGACGAACGCGGCGTCACAGTGGTCGCCCAGCACCACGCCCTGCTGCGCGAGGACCACATCGAACAGGTCCTGGGCGCCGGCACCACCCTGGCCGAGGCCCGCCGCCGCATCCGCGCCGACCTCGCCCGCGACAGCCGCCAGACCCTGCAACTGGCCCGCCACCACGCCGAATCCGCCATCCGCGTCCTGTGA